In the Novipirellula artificiosorum genome, CAGCAACCGATGGCCTCGGTACAGCGGACATTGCACAAAGAAGGAAAGTCGAAGCGAAAAACTTTGTCGATGGTGTTAGGCAGGTCATAGATAGGTCACTTTAGGCAGGGGAGAAGCGTTTAGGCGGCACGATCGTCAGCAGACGGATCATTGTAATCCAATTGGTCGTCTGTTTGGCAATCGTCTTGTTGTATCGACGTGCAACTTGGTTGCATTCGCAGCGGGGTTTTCAAGTTCGGCTCTACGTGCAGGTTCAGGACTTCGGAGTGTTCCGCAACCAAGCTCGCCTTATTGAAGAAACTCGCGGACAACTGGCAGCTACCAAAGCAACTCTTTTCGCTTCGTTTATCCTGTTCGCGGGGCTAACTTCAACATCCCATGCCAAGGAACGTTCCGAACTGAAGCAATGGGTCGACTGGATTTGTTTCCGAATCTAAACGATGACAACCACGAACGAACCAGTCTTCGCACGATCAAGCACAACTGTCTCGCGTGAGCTGTGGAGAATTCGCAGCGATGGTATCAACCGGGGGGTGGCCAGTCGAGTTAGCCCGAGATCTTCGCATAGGATATAAAGCAATGCCATCGGGTGGACGGATTTGGCATGGCGTAACCGGTTGACCTCTTTTACAATTTAGAAACCGCCCTCAAGGATGGCCTGGTCAGGCGGTGTTTGTCGCTAGATTTGTGCTGGCAAAAGAAATCTCGGGCAGTGGTTTTATTGATTGTCTAGCAGCAAGAAAGACCTCACCTTTTAAGTGTCACTTACATTGGAGTATCGACACAGATGTATCCAGAGCGTTATCGTCACAACCCACTCTATCCTACTGATTCAGATTTCAAAATTATTAAACGCGACCAGATAACAGGGCTTGGCGTCATCACCAAGCGGTCTTTTGAAACGGGTGACGTCGTCGCTGCTTTGGCTGGCGAAGTCACCACGGAGCTCACTCAGCATAGCCTGGAAATCGAGCCTGGACTTCACTTGTTGGATATGCACTTCGCTGGTTTCTTTTTACATTCGTGTCATCCCAATGTTTGCTTGGATATGCCGAATCGATTGGTTTATGCACTCAGGCCGATCGCTCCCAACGACTATCTCTTGATGGATTACGGACAGACGGAGTCGGTGCTGTTTAAGCAATTAGAGTGTCAATGTGGTTCGGACAATTGTCGTGGTTGGATTACGGGACACGCCGAGGGTCCCAATGTCGAATTAGTTGAATATCAAGCGTTTTTGCAAAAGCAGAACGTCCTGGCATGAGTGCTTCCTTCCAGAGCGTCTCGGCGCAGTCGAATCCGCCGGATTTGAATTCGGAGTGGTGGAGCCGATGCGATTTGCAGTGGTGTCAAGACCGACTGCAGTTCGCAGGCCGCGACGTCGATAATTTATCACGGCAATTTGGCACAAGAACGTTCTTTTACAGCACGTCACGCATCCGATCGAATGCCCAACGTATCGAATCAGCGTTTTTGGCTGCAGGTTTCGCCAACCGCTATCGCATTCATTTCGCCATGAAGGCAAATCGATTTGCGCCTCTGCTGTGTTTTCTAAAGCAGACGGGATTGGTTGGCATTGACGCTTGTTCTCCGAACGAGGTCGAACATGCAATCGCATGCGGATTCGATGCATCGGAGGTGTCGTTCACCAATACAAGTCTGTCGCGGGAAGACTTGGATCGGCTGAGTCGGATCGAGGGATTGAGGATCAATTGTGATTCGCTCCGCGCCATCGCTGCATGGGGGAAGCGTCGTCCTGGGAGTTGCATTGGATTTCGAATCAATCCTGGCTGTGGGGTTGGTCGAGCTGACAACGAAAAACTGAAATACTCGGGTAGCAACACAACGAAATTCGGTATCTATCGTGAACAGTTCGCCGACGCGTTGCAGTTAGCAAAGGCCTCGAATTTGACGGTCGACACCATTCACTTTCACACAGGCTGCGGATATCTTTCGCCGCAATTGGAACAATGGAGCGAAGTGCTGGTTCAATGCAAGTGGTTTATCGACCAAGTTGAAACGCTTCGCAACGTGAATGTTGGTGGAGGACTAGGCGTCCCACATGTTGCTTCGGATTCGCGATTGAACCTCGATGAATGGGCCAAGATCTTGTCCCAGCAATTTGGTGATCGAAGCGAACTGACCATCGAAGTCGAACCGGGCGACTATCTTGTCAAGGACGCAGGAATCTTACTCTTAACGGTGGGCTCGATTGAGCGGAAACGCGGCACGATCTTTGTTGGCGTGAACGCCGGTTTCAATATCGCACCGGAGCCGACTGTCTACAGACTACCGCTGCACCCGGTACCAGCGGTTCGCCGCAGCGGTCCTGCAACGGCATGCACGATCGCGGGGCATATCAACGAGGCGTTGGACATTTGGTATCACGACATCGAACTGCCGCCGCTCCGGGAAGAGGACACGCTGGTTCTTCTGAACGCGGGTGCCTACTCCTCTTCGATGGCTTCCAACCATTGCATGCGAGGTGATTTCCGCGAGTTCTTGCTGTGTTAGGGCGGTGCTGACGAGCTCACTGCACGCGGACGATCTCCACGGGGTGTTTGCTGGTGAGTTCATACAGGTCGCTACGGCGATCCTGCATGGGGCGAACACTGCCAAGCGTCCGTTGCTGAACCAGACCACCAAGGTCCAGTTCGGCGACAACCACGGTTTCCGTGTTGGGGTCCGCCTCCGCCAGAATACCGTCTTTGGGGAACGCCACGTCGCAAGGCGTGCAAACGGCTGCCTGGCCGTAGTTTACCAAGAAGCTTCGCACCTGCGGCA is a window encoding:
- a CDS encoding diaminopimelate decarboxylase, which translates into the protein MSASFQSVSAQSNPPDLNSEWWSRCDLQWCQDRLQFAGRDVDNLSRQFGTRTFFYSTSRIRSNAQRIESAFLAAGFANRYRIHFAMKANRFAPLLCFLKQTGLVGIDACSPNEVEHAIACGFDASEVSFTNTSLSREDLDRLSRIEGLRINCDSLRAIAAWGKRRPGSCIGFRINPGCGVGRADNEKLKYSGSNTTKFGIYREQFADALQLAKASNLTVDTIHFHTGCGYLSPQLEQWSEVLVQCKWFIDQVETLRNVNVGGGLGVPHVASDSRLNLDEWAKILSQQFGDRSELTIEVEPGDYLVKDAGILLLTVGSIERKRGTIFVGVNAGFNIAPEPTVYRLPLHPVPAVRRSGPATACTIAGHINEALDIWYHDIELPPLREEDTLVLLNAGAYSSSMASNHCMRGDFREFLLC
- a CDS encoding SET domain-containing protein-lysine N-methyltransferase — encoded protein: MYPERYRHNPLYPTDSDFKIIKRDQITGLGVITKRSFETGDVVAALAGEVTTELTQHSLEIEPGLHLLDMHFAGFFLHSCHPNVCLDMPNRLVYALRPIAPNDYLLMDYGQTESVLFKQLECQCGSDNCRGWITGHAEGPNVELVEYQAFLQKQNVLA